A DNA window from Anaerocolumna sp. AGMB13020 contains the following coding sequences:
- a CDS encoding aminopeptidase, whose translation MSQNAWLKYEDSQLADINAFSEGYKKFITDCKTERECVRESIKLAEKEGFKDLKEYIRDGKALRPGDKVYISNMEKAIALFVIGSRPLEDGLKILGAHIDSPRMDLKQVPLYEDAEMALFDTHYYGGIKKYQWVTLPLAIHGVVVKKDGTVLNIVIGEAEEDPVIGVTDLLIHLSGAQLEKKGAKVIEGEDLNILIGSKPLKGEEKDAVKANILHILKDKYDVEEDDFLSAELEIVPAGKARDYGLDKSMVMGYGQDDRVCSYTSLLAILEVKETDRTCACILVDKEEIGSVGASGMHSKFFENTVAEMLALTGEYSELKVRRALSNSHMLSSDVSAAFDPNYPAVMEKKNSAYFGKGMVFNKYTGSRGKSNSNDANPEFMARLRKIMEDNQVSIQTAELGKVDEGGGGTIAYIMANYNMEVIDSGVAVLNMHAPWEITSKVDIYETYKGYIAFLKEI comes from the coding sequence ATGAGCCAAAATGCATGGTTAAAGTATGAAGACAGCCAATTAGCTGATATAAATGCCTTTAGTGAAGGTTATAAGAAATTTATTACTGACTGCAAGACTGAGAGGGAATGCGTCAGGGAAAGTATTAAGTTAGCGGAAAAAGAGGGCTTTAAAGACTTAAAAGAATATATCCGCGACGGAAAAGCATTAAGACCCGGAGATAAAGTTTACATATCCAACATGGAGAAAGCAATAGCACTTTTCGTAATCGGATCACGTCCTTTAGAAGACGGATTAAAGATTCTGGGTGCCCATATAGATTCCCCCAGGATGGATTTAAAGCAGGTGCCTTTGTACGAAGACGCAGAGATGGCCTTATTTGATACCCATTATTATGGCGGTATCAAGAAATATCAGTGGGTAACACTTCCCTTAGCTATCCATGGTGTCGTTGTTAAAAAGGACGGAACAGTTCTTAACATAGTAATCGGTGAAGCAGAAGAAGATCCGGTTATCGGAGTTACAGATCTGCTGATACATTTATCCGGTGCGCAGCTGGAGAAGAAAGGCGCCAAAGTCATAGAAGGTGAGGATCTAAATATCCTAATCGGAAGCAAGCCTTTAAAGGGTGAAGAAAAAGATGCTGTTAAAGCAAATATCCTGCATATCTTAAAGGATAAGTACGATGTAGAGGAAGATGACTTCTTATCCGCAGAGTTAGAAATAGTACCCGCAGGAAAAGCTAGGGATTATGGTCTTGATAAGAGTATGGTTATGGGTTATGGCCAGGATGACAGAGTGTGCTCCTATACCTCACTGCTTGCAATTTTAGAGGTAAAAGAAACCGACAGAACCTGTGCCTGCATTCTGGTAGACAAAGAAGAAATCGGTAGCGTTGGAGCCTCTGGTATGCATTCCAAGTTTTTTGAGAATACTGTAGCAGAGATGCTTGCCTTAACTGGTGAGTACTCAGAATTAAAGGTTAGACGTGCTTTATCCAATTCCCATATGCTCTCCTCTGATGTAAGCGCAGCTTTTGATCCCAATTATCCTGCGGTAATGGAGAAGAAGAATTCAGCTTATTTCGGGAAAGGTATGGTATTTAACAAATACACCGGCTCCAGAGGCAAATCAAATTCCAACGATGCCAATCCCGAATTTATGGCAAGACTCCGTAAGATTATGGAGGATAATCAGGTATCCATCCAGACTGCTGAGTTGGGTAAAGTTGATGAAGGTGGCGGCGGAACCATTGCCTACATTATGGCCAACTACAATATGGAGGTCATCGACAGTGGCGTAGCGGTACTGAACATGCATGCACCCTGGGAGATAACCAGTAAAGTCGATATATATGAAACTTACAAGGGATATATAGCTTTCTTAAAGGAAATCTAA
- a CDS encoding HD-GYP domain-containing protein translates to MEAFSEFENNAYRQENVLADDLEEAIDHGILVSKLAYVLAKEAGCDDSFCYDMADAGLVHDIGKLRLGKYLYASDRNTLIVEELKYIRMHSDLGYEILRKYGYHERIIEAILHHHENYDGSGYPRNLKGSEIPLGARILRICDVYAALVSDRRYRCSYHKEAAIQLMIEEVKNFDMKLFLNFLSIVYTEDFAEIDKYACDINRKKFSWKNILHDGTY, encoded by the coding sequence ATGGAAGCTTTCAGTGAATTTGAGAACAATGCTTACAGACAAGAGAATGTCCTGGCGGATGATCTGGAAGAAGCGATAGACCATGGAATACTGGTCAGCAAGTTAGCTTATGTACTTGCAAAAGAAGCCGGCTGTGATGACAGTTTCTGTTATGATATGGCAGATGCTGGTCTTGTTCATGATATCGGTAAATTACGCCTTGGTAAGTACCTCTATGCCAGTGACCGAAATACACTGATTGTTGAAGAACTGAAATATATTCGGATGCATTCTGATTTAGGTTATGAGATTTTGCGCAAATATGGCTATCATGAAAGAATAATAGAAGCCATACTGCATCATCATGAGAATTACGATGGATCAGGTTATCCCAGAAATCTAAAAGGGAGTGAGATTCCTCTAGGTGCAAGGATACTCAGAATATGCGATGTTTATGCTGCACTGGTATCTGACAGGAGATATCGCTGCTCTTATCATAAAGAAGCAGCTATTCAATTAATGATTGAAGAAGTAAAGAATTTTGATATGAAGCTTTTTCTAAATTTTTTGAGTATTGTCTATACAGAGGATTTTGCAGAAATCGATAAATATGCCTGCGATATCAACCGAAAGAAGTTTAGCTGGAAGAATATACTCCATGACGGAACCTACTGA
- the hemZ gene encoding coproporphyrinogen dehydrogenase HemZ, with translation MIQIIITGDEYENDICPLIKAFYPEEEIKVIRNIEDRIETEKESITISVEIVDSYLCVQGLKGQELLCKEEEEVFPPKPDNALTALIDTHDQQVARKKEIRNHLKRRIYRLLHKMTGRELPWGTLTGIRPTKMVLEKLEAGEKEADIRRFMSEEYYCSQKKTELSLMVAGRENRLLQDMDYRNGYSIYIGIPFCPSTCLYCSFTSYSIQKFGNMAEAYLEALFKEISYAAGVLKNKKLTTVYIGGGTPTTLNEEQLDRLLSHIDIHLKPSQTMEYTVEAGRPDSITEDKLKILKAHGVTRISINPQTMEQKTLDLIGRRHTVDEIREAFALARKTGHDNINMDIIVGLPGERRKEVTYTLEEIRKLKPDSLTVHTLALKRASRLNTENVEYESANYKEASEMVDATAQFAKEQGYGPYYLYRQKNMAGNLENIGYAMEGKEGLYNVLIMEEKQTILALGAGAQSKFVFHKENRIERVENVKSLVDYIARIDEMIERKNIFLTENGPLL, from the coding sequence ACCCGGAAGAGGAAATAAAGGTTATTCGAAACATTGAAGATAGAATTGAGACAGAGAAAGAATCCATCACCATATCAGTGGAAATCGTGGATTCTTATCTTTGTGTTCAAGGGTTAAAAGGCCAGGAATTACTTTGCAAAGAAGAGGAAGAAGTCTTTCCGCCTAAGCCAGATAACGCTCTGACTGCCCTGATTGATACCCATGACCAGCAGGTCGCAAGAAAAAAGGAAATCAGGAATCACTTAAAGAGAAGGATTTACCGTCTGTTGCACAAAATGACTGGGAGAGAACTGCCCTGGGGAACCTTAACCGGAATCCGTCCTACCAAAATGGTGCTGGAGAAGCTGGAAGCGGGAGAAAAGGAAGCGGATATCCGCAGGTTTATGAGCGAGGAATATTACTGCTCCCAAAAGAAAACAGAGCTGAGCCTGATGGTAGCAGGAAGAGAAAACAGACTGCTTCAGGATATGGATTACCGGAATGGTTATAGTATTTATATTGGTATTCCTTTCTGTCCCAGTACCTGTCTGTATTGCTCCTTCACCTCTTATTCCATTCAGAAATTCGGAAATATGGCAGAGGCATATCTGGAAGCACTTTTTAAGGAAATCAGCTATGCCGCAGGAGTATTAAAAAATAAGAAACTCACTACAGTATATATCGGTGGCGGAACACCGACGACCCTGAATGAAGAGCAGTTGGATAGACTGCTTTCCCATATAGATATACATCTAAAACCCAGCCAGACCATGGAGTATACGGTGGAGGCCGGAAGACCGGACAGTATCACCGAGGACAAGCTAAAGATATTAAAAGCCCATGGTGTAACGAGAATTTCCATAAATCCTCAGACCATGGAACAGAAAACCCTTGATCTGATTGGCCGAAGGCATACAGTTGATGAGATAAGAGAGGCTTTCGCTCTTGCAAGAAAAACAGGACATGACAACATCAATATGGATATTATAGTTGGACTGCCTGGTGAAAGAAGGAAGGAAGTCACTTATACCCTGGAAGAAATAAGGAAACTGAAACCAGATAGCCTTACTGTTCATACATTGGCATTAAAGAGAGCGTCCAGACTCAATACAGAAAATGTAGAGTATGAGTCTGCGAATTACAAAGAAGCTTCTGAAATGGTAGATGCTACTGCTCAGTTTGCTAAAGAACAGGGTTATGGACCTTATTATCTCTACCGCCAGAAGAATATGGCGGGAAACCTGGAGAACATAGGTTATGCCATGGAAGGCAAGGAAGGACTTTACAACGTTCTTATTATGGAAGAGAAACAGACAATACTTGCTTTAGGAGCAGGAGCTCAGTCAAAGTTTGTATTTCACAAGGAAAACCGTATAGAAAGAGTGGAAAATGTAAAGAGCCTGGTGGATTATATCGCCAGAATTGATGAAATGATAGAACGAAAAAATATTTTTCTGACTGAAAATGGTCCTCTGCTTTAA